A region of Coccinella septempunctata chromosome 5, icCocSept1.1, whole genome shotgun sequence DNA encodes the following proteins:
- the LOC123312951 gene encoding glutathione S-transferase LANCL1 produces MFDLIKRLLDLRKFSRWSFQSYKMSKDRFFSNPFPDFTPENAHELVESLKVQKNQKFSAKVYQRWEAVEGKFPYIDKHDYSVYTGTSGLALLKLKKDPNNPENLKEILELIPLKRLKNKRHTFLCGDAGPLAIAAVVHYKLGNHDQTKLVVERLLSMKDDVFNINSDLPNEYLYGRAGYLYAVLFVNKNVHPPPFPDEFIRKIVEIILICGKNEAKAGKFKCPLMYQWHDSYYLGAAHGLSGILYLLLQIKENLMESEMNTLIKPTIDYLSTIRFPSGNYPSSMGRDVDKYVQWCHGAPGFVYLFSQAYKVFGDPKYIQLALDAGEIVWQRGLVRKGYSICHGVSGNAYCFLELYQTTQDEKQLYRAFKFAEWCLDYKKNHEEYPPDRPISLFEGIAGPMYFLLDMLNPVEAKFPGYTL; encoded by the exons atgtttgatTTGATTAAACGATTGCTTGATCTGCGAAAATTTTCCAGGTGGAGTTTTCAATCTTATAAGATGTCAAAGGACAGATTTTTCTCCAATCCCTTTCCAGATTTCACTCCAGAAAACGCCCATGAATTGGTCGAAAGTTTGAAG GTTCAGAAGAATCAGAAATTTTCGGCGAAGGTGTATCAAAGATGGGAAGCAGTGGAAGGTAAATTTCCCTATATTGACAAACATGATTATTCAGTCTACACAGGAACATCTGGTTTGGCTCTTTTGAAGCTCAAGAAGGATCCAAATAATCCTGAAAATTTGAAG GAAATACTTGAATTAATACCTCTTAAGAGGCTGAAAAATAAGAGACATACATTCTTATGTGGTGACGCTGGACCTCTAGCTATTGCAGCAGTTGTCCATTATAAACTAGGCAACCATGATCAGACAAAACTAGTTGTTGAGAg ATTACTCTCAATGAAGGATGATGTATTCAACATCAATTCTGATTTACCCAATGAATACTTATATGGTCGGGCAGGCTATCTATATGCTGTTTTATTTGTTAACAAAAATGTACATCCTCCGCCTTTCCCTGATGAGTTTATTAGAAAG ATTGTAGAAATCATTCTGATTTGTGGTAAAAATGAGGCAAAAGCAGGAAAATTTAAATGCCCATTGATGTACCAATGGCATGATAGCTATTACCTTGGCGCTGCTCATGGTTTGTCTGGCATTTTATATTTATTGCTTCAAATTAAGGAGAACTTGATGGAATCAGAGATGAATACTTTGATAAAACCCACTATTGACTACTTGAGTACAATCAG ATTTCCTAGTGGAAATTATCCTTCGTCAATGGGAAGAGATGTTGATAAATATGTTCAATGGTGCCATGGGGCTCCAGGCTTTGTTTATTTATTCAGTCAAGCCTATAAA GTCTTTGGAGATCCCAAATACATTCAGTTGGCTCTAGATGCTGGTGAAATTGTTTGGCAGAGAGGATTGGTTAGGAAGGGCTATAGCATTTGCCATGGAGTTTCAGGCAATGCTTACTGCTTTTTGGAATTGTACCAAACCACACAG GACGAGAAACAATTATACAGAGCGTTCAAATTCGCGGAATGGTGTCTTGATTACAAGAAAAACCATGAGGAATATCCACCTGACCGGCCAATATCTCTCTTTGAGGGTATTGCAGGACCTATGTACTTCTTATTGGATATGCTCAATCCGGTTGAAGCCAAATTTCCTGGATATACATTGTAG